A window of the Lepus europaeus isolate LE1 chromosome 5, mLepTim1.pri, whole genome shotgun sequence genome harbors these coding sequences:
- the MFAP2 gene encoding microfibrillar-associated protein 2 isoform X1, with the protein MRAASLFLLLLPAGLLAQGQYDLDPLPPFPDHGQYPHYGDQIETPDYYEYHEMSTRPSEEEQFQFQSQQQVQQEVIPVPTPEPGNGETEPTEPGPLDCREEQYPCTRLYSIHKPCKQCLNEVCFYSLRRVYVVNKEICVRTVCAHEELLRADLCRDRFSKCGVMASSGLCHSVAVSCARSCGGC; encoded by the exons ATGAGAGctgcctccctcttcctgctcctgctgcccG CAGGCCTGCTGGCTCAGGGCCAATACGACCTGGACCCGCTGCCGCCGTTCCCTGACCATGGGCAGTACCCTCACTACGGCGACCAAATCG AAACCCCGGACTACTACGAATATCACG AGATGAGCACTCGGCCCTCGGAGGAGGAgcagttccagttccagtcccagcagcaAGTACAACAGGAAGTCATCCCTGTTCCCACCCCAG AACCAGGAAACGGGGAGACAGAGCCCACGGAGCCTGGGCCCCTTG ACTGCCGAGAGGAGCAGTACCCGTGCACCCGCCTCTACTCCATACACAAGCCTTGCAAACAGTGTCTCAACGAGGTCTGCTTCtacag CCTCCGCCGCGTGTACGTCGTCAACAAGGAGATCTGTGTCCGCACCGTGTGTGCCCATGAGGAGCTCCTCCGAG CTGACCTGTGCCGGGACAGGTTCTCCAAGTGCGGTGTGATGGCCAGCAGCGGCCTGTGCCACTCGGTGGCGGTCTCCTGCGCCAGGAGCTGTGGGGGCTGCTAG
- the MFAP2 gene encoding microfibrillar-associated protein 2 isoform X2, which yields MRAASLFLLLLPGLLAQGQYDLDPLPPFPDHGQYPHYGDQIETPDYYEYHEMSTRPSEEEQFQFQSQQQVQQEVIPVPTPEPGNGETEPTEPGPLDCREEQYPCTRLYSIHKPCKQCLNEVCFYSLRRVYVVNKEICVRTVCAHEELLRADLCRDRFSKCGVMASSGLCHSVAVSCARSCGGC from the exons ATGAGAGctgcctccctcttcctgctcctgctgcccG GCCTGCTGGCTCAGGGCCAATACGACCTGGACCCGCTGCCGCCGTTCCCTGACCATGGGCAGTACCCTCACTACGGCGACCAAATCG AAACCCCGGACTACTACGAATATCACG AGATGAGCACTCGGCCCTCGGAGGAGGAgcagttccagttccagtcccagcagcaAGTACAACAGGAAGTCATCCCTGTTCCCACCCCAG AACCAGGAAACGGGGAGACAGAGCCCACGGAGCCTGGGCCCCTTG ACTGCCGAGAGGAGCAGTACCCGTGCACCCGCCTCTACTCCATACACAAGCCTTGCAAACAGTGTCTCAACGAGGTCTGCTTCtacag CCTCCGCCGCGTGTACGTCGTCAACAAGGAGATCTGTGTCCGCACCGTGTGTGCCCATGAGGAGCTCCTCCGAG CTGACCTGTGCCGGGACAGGTTCTCCAAGTGCGGTGTGATGGCCAGCAGCGGCCTGTGCCACTCGGTGGCGGTCTCCTGCGCCAGGAGCTGTGGGGGCTGCTAG